In a genomic window of Styela clava chromosome 7, kaStyClav1.hap1.2, whole genome shotgun sequence:
- the LOC120327591 gene encoding leucine-rich repeat protein 1-like, with protein sequence MRLVCSVASINLEAASRGFGASKGVRSTLSVFKKEENTFLMWCTTKNKHGSRYKLHNNVEKIFSRMLSEGKATIRLKDPHLDLCVSGANSIDLQRLVNAIKVASTGQSLLGRGVLSSAEPVQNRVIQKPRTKLMVNSKQRYPLLEGFPSTLEQLAVEHCSLLKLDSRMLKLRHLKILNLSNNKIKTLPDSIAEMQSLVEINLENNDLSELPNTFSMPNSKLCSSLRCLKLNTNQIKCLPLDFGNLCELYQLHIRSNKLKLLPQCIGGLQKLKVFLASDNLLRILPASIKCLSLEQIDLSGNDFLKVGSIPPLFRLKDVSSLQDLAARVIIKKRLPYDKESLTHFCREFIEGGRCCWRCSLYCFESYIRTAISFNIANITHTVVRMDNEQAVEVPIDCIMCSLRCYQGSRLAI encoded by the coding sequence ATGAGGCTCGTTTGCTCAGTGGCATCAATAAATTTAGAAGCGGCCTCCAGAGGATTTGGAGCAAGTAAAGGTGTTCGTTCCACACTTTCTGTAttcaaaaaagaagaaaacacATTTCTTATGTGGtgtacaacaaaaaataaacatggGTCTCGTTACAAACTCCATAACAATGTTGAAAAAATCTTCAGCAGAATGTTGTCAGAAGGGAAAGCAACAATTCGACTGAAAGATCCGCATTTGGATTTATGTGTCAGTGGGGCAAATAGTATTGATCTTCAACGACTTGTCAATGCTATTAAGGTTGCTAGTACTGGACAATCTTTATTGGGCAGGGGAGTCTTGTCATCTGCCGAACCTGTACAAAATAGAGTAATACAAAAACCAAGAACGAAGTTGATGGTAAATTCAAAACAAAGGTATCCACTTTTAGAAGGTTTTCCGAGTACTTTAGAACAACTTGCTGTTGAACATTGTTCGCTTCTTAAACTAGACTCAAGAATGTTAAAATTACGACATTTGAAGATTCTCAACTTGagtaacaataaaataaaaactcttCCAGATAGCATTGCAGAGATGCAAAGCCTTGTGGAAATAAATTTAGAGAATAATGATTTATCAGAACTGCCAAATACATTCTCTATGCCAAACTCAAAACTTTGTTCAAGTTTACGATGTTTAAAACTCAATACAAATCAGATAAAATGTTTACCACTAGATTTTGGAAATCTATGCGAATTGTACCAACTTCATATTCGCTCGAACAAGTTAAAACTATTACCTCAATGTATCGGGGGACTACAGAAGTTGAAAGTTTTTCTTGCTTCAGATAATTTGCTGAGAATTCTACCAGCTTCTATCAAATGTTTGTCGTTAGAGCAAATTGATCTTTCTGGAAATGATTTTTTGAAAGTAGGATCTATTCCTCCACTGTTCAGGCTAAAAGATGTTTCATCTCTTCAAGATTTAGCTGCCAGGGTGATCATAAAGAAAAGGCTTCCATATGATAAAGAAAGTTTGACTCATTTTTGTCGAGAATTTATTGAGGGCGGAAGATGTTGTTGGCGTTGTTCTTTATACTGTTTTGAATCATATATTAGAACAGCTATTTCATTCAATATCGCTAACATAACACACACTGTTGTACGTATGGACAATGAACAAGCTGTTGAAGTTCCTATTGATTGTATCATGTGCAGCTTGCGATGCTATCAGGGTTCTAGATTAGCAAtctaa